The Saprospiraceae bacterium genome contains the following window.
AGTGCAATCCGATCAATTAAATACCCATCAATTTTTCAGTTTAAATTTTTTAAAGGCGCTGGGTACTTTTATGTTAATCAACATTACCTGGGTCTTTTTTCGGGAGCAGGATTTTAGTGGTGCCTGGATGATGTTGCAATCTATGTTTGGATTTAGTCATGAAGCAAAAGCACTGATCAATGCCATTGATCTCAGTAAAGTATCGATTATTACCTTTTGCATGCTCATCACACATTGGTTATTTAGAAATACAAACGTTCTAACAGAATTTAAAAAATGGCCCTGGTGGTTTTCCGGATTTATTTGGGCATTTTTAGTGTGCATGATCTTATTAAGTCAGGAAAGTACCAGCAGTTTTATTTATTTTCAGTTTTAGGATTGATTCTGTTTAAAGTGGTCCCACCTGGGCTCGAACCACTAAACTTAAATAAACAGCATTGAACATTAATAAACACATTGTTAAATAATTATATATTATTTTAAATGGCATATTCTTGATGATTTGCTCACATTCCTCGATTTTTTGATTATCTGAGAGTTTTGTTTCCATATACCTGCTTAAATCAGGATCAATTCCATCAATGGATTCAATATTAAAGACATTGTAATACCTTATGAATCGCAAACCTTAATATCCTCTCCTTTTAGCAATCTTGACTAGGCATCTATTTGATCAAGGGTATTGTCGTCAATGTCTTTATAGACAACTTTAAAGAATACTACTTGAACAGCTTCTGATCCTTTTTTATTACTTCTTCCAAGTTCTTTAACCTGGTTGAATGTCAAAAAGTATGGTATCGGATATCCGGTATTATTCATAAGAAGGTAATTTATGCCGGTATAAATTCTACCG
Protein-coding sequences here:
- a CDS encoding ArdC family protein gives rise to the protein MKTTTEPKVQQISFYEEVTNRIIALIEKGVVPWKKLWSSYGLARNYLSGRIYTGINYLLMNNTGYPIPYFLTFNQVKELGRSNKKGSEAVQVVFFKVVYKDIDDNTLDQIDA